A section of the Delphinus delphis chromosome 1, mDelDel1.2, whole genome shotgun sequence genome encodes:
- the SLC45A3 gene encoding solute carrier family 45 member 3 gives MVQRLGVSRLLRHRKAQLLLVNLLTFGLEVCLAAGITYVPPLLLEVGVEEKFMTMVLGIGPVLGLVSVPLLGSASDHWRGRYGRRRPFIWALSLGVLLSLLLIPRAGRLAGLLCPDTRPLELALLILGVGLLDFCGQVCFTPLEALLSDLFRDPDHCRQAFSVYAFMISLGGCLGYLLPAIDWDASALAPYLGTQEECLFGLLALIFLTCVAATLFVAEEAALGPAEPVEGLSVPSVPPHCCPCHARLAFWNLRALFPRLHQLCCRMPRTLRRLFVAELCSWMAFMTFTLFYTDFVGEGLYQGVPRAEPGTEARRHYDEGVRMGSLGLFLQCAISLLFSLVMDRLVQRFGTRAVYLASVVAFPVAAGATCLSRSVVVVTASAALTGFTFSALQILPYTLASLYHREKQVFLPKYRGDDGGGTSEDSLMTSFSPGPKAGSPFPNGHAGAGGSGLLPPPPALCGASACDVSMRAVVGEPPEARVVPGRGICLDLAVLDSAFLLSQVAPSLFMGSIVQLSQSVTAYMVSAAGLGLVAIYFVTQVVFDKSDLAKYSV, from the exons ATGGtccagaggctgggggtgagCCGCCTGCTGCGGCATCGGAAAGCCCAGCTCCTGCTGGTCAACCTGCTGACCTTCGGCCTGGAGGTGTGCCTGGCTGCGGGTATCACCTACGTGCCACCCCTGCTGTTGGAAGTGGGGGTAGAGGAGAAGTTCATGACCATGGTGCTGG GCATCGGTCCGGTGCTGGGTCTGGTCTCGGTCCCGCTCCTAGGCTCGGCCAGCGACCACTGGCGTGGGCGCTATGGTCGCCGGAGGCCCTTCATCTGGGCCCTGTCCCTGGGCGTCCTGCTGAGCCTCCTCCTCATCCCGAGGGCCGGCCGGCTGGCGGGGCTGCTGTGCCCGGACACCAGGCCCCTGGAGCTGGCGCTGCTGATCCTGGGCGTGGGGCTGCTGGACTTCTGTGGCCAGGTGTGCTTCACGCCGCTGGAGGCCCTCCTCTCTGACCTCTTCCGGGACCCAGACCACTGTCGCCAGGCGTTCTCCGTCTACGCCTTCATGATCAGCCTGGGGGGCTGCCTGGGCTACCTTCTGCCTGCCATCGACTGGGATGCCAGTGCCCTGGCCCCCTACCTGGGCACCCAGGAAGAGTGCCTCTTCGGCCTGCTCGCCCTCATCTTCCTCACGTGCGTGGCAGCCACACTGTTTGTGGCTGAGGAGGCAGCGCTGGGCCCAGCCGAGCCCGTGGAAGGGCTGTCGGTCCCGTCTGTCCCACCCCACTGCTGCCCGTGCCACGCCCGCCTGGCTTTCTGGAACCTGCGCGCCCTCTTTCCCCGGCTGCACCAGCTCTGTTGCCGCATGCCTCGCACCCTACGCCGACTCTTCGTGGCCGAGCTGTGCAGTTGGATGGCATTCATGACCTTCACACTGTTTTACACAGACTTTGTGGGGGAGGGGCTATACCAGGGTGTGCCCAGGGCTGAGCCAGGCACCGAGGCCCGGAGACACTATGATGAAG ggGTCCGGATGGGCAGCCTGGGGCTGTTCCTGCAGTGTGCTATCTCCCTGCTCTTCTCTCTGGTCATGGACCGGCTGGTGCAGCGATTCGGCACCCGGGCAGTCTATCTGGCCAGCGTTGTGGCTTTCCCCGTGGCTGCCGGCGCCACGTGCCTGTCCCGCAGCGTGGTGGTGGTGACCGCTTCAGCTGCCCTCACTGGGTTCACCTTCTCTGCCCTGCAGATCCTGCCGTACACGCTAGCGTCCCTCTACCACCGGGAGAAGCAG gtttTCCTGCCCAAATACCGCGGAGATGATGGAGGTGGTACCAGTGAGGACAGCCTGATGACCAGCTTCTCGCCGGGCCCTAAGGCCGGATCTCCCTTCCCCAATGGACACGCGGGTGCTGGAGGCAGCGGcctgctccctcctccacctGCACTCTGCGGGGCCTCTGCCTGCGATGTCTCCATGCGTGCAGTGGTGGGCGAGCCACCGGAGGCCAGGGTTGTTCCGGGCCGGGGCATCTGCCTGGACCTTGCCGTCCTGGACAGTGCCTTCCTGCTGTCCCAGGTGGCCCCGTCTCTGTTTATGGGCTCCATTGTTCAGCTCAGCCAGTCTGTCACTGCCTATATGGTGTCGGCTGCAGGTCTGGGTCTGGTTGCCATTTACTTTGTCACACAGGTGGTATTTGACAAGAGCGACTTGGCCAAATACTCTGTGTAG